A genomic stretch from Rhodomicrobium vannielii ATCC 17100 includes:
- a CDS encoding Do family serine endopeptidase has translation MAAGQLEDEPRDKRAFGRVKSASAFLGAGLLGVGLLAATPAMPFHAGDAFAQEMKQGPLPGSPPTFADLADKVRPAVVSVNVKSRGAAGETAQKDLPDLPQDHPLREFFDQFKHNQPERRPSRAQGSGFLISPDGYVVTNHHVADKVDEIEITFENEEKYKAKVVGSDARTDIALLKIDSKKKFDNWLEFEDAAPRVGDWVLAVGNPFGLGGTVTAGIVSANGRDIGSGPYDFLQIDAAVNRGNSGGPAVDLKGKVVGVNTAIYSPSGGSVGIAFAIPTSTAKEVVDKLRDKGKVSSGWLGVQIQNLDENIAESQGLKTAKGALVAKIIADGPAAKSELKARDVIQQVNGRTVGNSRELARTIAALPPGADAKLRVFRNGEEREVTVKLGEFPANDKLASLQGGGNDDSDSSASGKELEDLGLTLIPAPEFPGAKTKEGVAIVNVDPNSKAADQGLRRGDVIVEVNGKTVTSPDEVVEGIRDARQKNKKNVLLQVRSRDQQRFIGLPIDKSDEDKESEAKEPTGTEKNKGKR, from the coding sequence ATGGCTGCAGGACAACTAGAGGATGAGCCGAGGGATAAGCGGGCCTTCGGACGCGTCAAGTCGGCGAGCGCCTTCCTCGGCGCAGGGCTTCTCGGCGTGGGTCTGCTCGCGGCGACGCCCGCCATGCCGTTCCACGCTGGCGACGCGTTCGCGCAGGAAATGAAGCAGGGGCCGCTGCCCGGATCGCCTCCCACATTCGCCGATCTCGCGGACAAGGTTCGCCCGGCCGTGGTGAGCGTGAACGTGAAGTCACGCGGGGCCGCCGGCGAAACCGCGCAGAAAGATCTGCCCGACCTCCCGCAGGACCATCCCCTTCGCGAATTCTTCGATCAGTTCAAGCATAACCAGCCGGAGCGCCGCCCGTCGCGCGCGCAAGGCTCGGGCTTCCTCATCTCGCCGGACGGCTATGTGGTGACGAACCATCACGTGGCCGACAAGGTGGACGAGATCGAGATCACCTTCGAAAACGAAGAGAAATACAAGGCGAAGGTCGTCGGCTCGGATGCGCGCACGGACATCGCGCTGCTGAAGATCGACTCCAAGAAGAAGTTCGACAACTGGCTCGAATTTGAAGACGCCGCGCCGCGCGTTGGCGATTGGGTGCTGGCGGTCGGCAATCCGTTCGGCCTCGGCGGCACGGTGACGGCCGGTATCGTCTCGGCGAACGGCCGCGACATCGGCTCCGGCCCGTATGATTTCCTCCAGATCGACGCGGCAGTGAACCGCGGCAATTCCGGCGGTCCGGCTGTGGACCTCAAGGGCAAGGTCGTCGGCGTGAACACCGCGATCTACTCGCCGTCGGGTGGCAGCGTCGGCATCGCGTTCGCGATCCCGACCTCCACCGCCAAAGAAGTCGTCGACAAGCTACGCGACAAGGGCAAGGTGTCGAGCGGCTGGCTCGGCGTGCAGATCCAGAACCTCGACGAGAATATCGCCGAGAGCCAGGGCCTGAAGACCGCCAAAGGCGCGCTCGTCGCCAAGATCATCGCGGATGGCCCCGCTGCGAAATCCGAACTCAAGGCTCGCGACGTCATCCAGCAGGTGAACGGCCGGACGGTTGGCAATTCCCGCGAACTCGCCCGCACCATTGCCGCGCTTCCGCCCGGGGCTGACGCCAAGCTGCGCGTCTTCCGCAACGGCGAGGAACGCGAAGTCACGGTCAAGCTCGGCGAATTCCCGGCGAACGACAAGCTTGCCTCGCTTCAGGGCGGCGGCAACGACGACAGCGACAGCAGCGCGTCCGGCAAGGAGCTGGAAGACCTCGGTCTGACGCTCATTCCCGCGCCCGAATTCCCCGGTGCCAAGACCAAGGAAGGCGTCGCCATTGTCAACGTCGACCCGAACTCGAAGGCCGCCGATCAGGGACTGCGTCGCGGCGACGTGATCGTAGAAGTGAACGGCAAGACCGTAACTTCGCCGGACGAAGTCGTGGAAGGCATTCGGGACGCCCGCCAGAAGAACAAGAAGAACGTTCTTCTTCAGGTGAGAAGTCGTGACCAGCAGCGGTTCATTGGCCTTCCCATCGACAAGTCCGACGAGGACAAGGAAAGCGAAGCCAAGGAGCCCACGGGCACCGAAAAGAACAAGGGCAAGCGCTAA
- a CDS encoding response regulator transcription factor: protein MRVLIVEDDRTAADFLAKALGEAGFQTEIAGDGEAAFDSATSSKFDVLIVDRMLPKLDGLTLVERLRERGDTTPVLILSALGAVDDRVKGLRSGGDDYLPKPYSLVELVARVEALTRRGPTERAVTTYAVGDLVLDRLSHKVSRGGETIVLQPREYRLLEYLMKHAGQVVTRTMLLENVWDYHFDPQTNVIDVHISRLRSKIDKGQGKPLLETVRGAGYMIRDERR, encoded by the coding sequence ATGCGGGTTCTGATCGTTGAGGATGATCGCACGGCGGCCGACTTTCTGGCCAAGGCGCTCGGCGAGGCCGGATTTCAGACGGAGATCGCCGGCGATGGTGAAGCGGCATTCGATAGCGCGACCTCGTCCAAATTCGACGTTCTGATCGTGGACCGCATGCTGCCGAAGCTCGACGGGCTGACGCTCGTGGAGCGGCTTCGCGAGCGGGGCGACACAACGCCGGTGCTGATCCTCTCGGCGCTCGGCGCTGTGGACGACCGCGTGAAAGGCCTGCGCTCCGGCGGCGACGACTATTTACCGAAACCTTACAGCCTTGTGGAACTCGTCGCGCGCGTCGAGGCGCTGACGCGGCGCGGACCGACCGAACGCGCGGTGACGACCTATGCCGTGGGCGACCTCGTGCTCGACCGTCTGTCTCACAAGGTATCGCGCGGCGGCGAAACCATCGTGCTCCAGCCGCGCGAATATCGGCTCCTCGAATATCTCATGAAGCATGCCGGGCAGGTGGTGACGCGCACCATGCTGCTCGAAAACGTGTGGGACTATCATTTCGACCCACAGACGAACGTCATCGACGTGCACATTTCCCGGCTGCGCAGCAAGATCGACAAGGGGCAGGGCAAACCGCTTCTGGAAACAGTACGCGGCGCGGGTTACATGATCCGCGATGAGCGTCGCTAA
- a CDS encoding HAMP domain-containing sensor histidine kinase, which translates to MSVANFVKLIPRLVLATPFRLFAVYVSLFCVAVAIVFMYVNIAMQGFLAHEAESAVQSDFDFLAARYNEGGQGMLGQAIGERSAASNNGLYLLTDANGRWLAGNLEAVAADLWATQGAAQFAYRKRGSDARQRQAFGIVTRLPNDLHLIVARDIENQEVLKRVLRNAFLLGYALIIAIGAAGAVIVSRRMLRRVDEASSTARAIMQGNLAQRIPVTGRADEFDRLSENLNAMLDRIQDLMVGLKNVSDNIAHDLKTPLHRLRTRAERALQSSSSPEKLSEALGSVIEEADTLIQTFDALLSIARLEAGSRSESFGPLNVCALLNDVAELYEPAAEEQGLSLTTTCASNSIMMAGEKHLIVQAVANLLDNAMKYAIQPAPEGGAKHPAVELGLEDRGDFIDILVSDNGPGIPEADRERVLQRFVRLQPSRSIPGSGLGLSLVAAVARLHEGTVSLEDNEPGLRVRLRLKKNLVAAPQNVADNPLMVTHA; encoded by the coding sequence ATGAGCGTCGCTAATTTCGTCAAGCTGATTCCCCGCCTCGTCCTCGCGACGCCTTTCCGGCTGTTTGCGGTTTACGTGTCGCTGTTCTGCGTCGCGGTCGCCATCGTGTTCATGTATGTGAACATCGCGATGCAGGGCTTTCTCGCGCACGAGGCGGAAAGCGCCGTCCAGTCCGATTTCGACTTCCTCGCCGCGCGCTACAATGAAGGCGGACAGGGAATGCTCGGTCAGGCCATCGGCGAGCGTTCCGCCGCCTCCAACAACGGCCTCTATCTTCTCACCGACGCCAACGGCCGCTGGCTCGCCGGCAATCTCGAAGCCGTGGCGGCCGACCTCTGGGCAACGCAGGGCGCGGCGCAATTCGCCTATCGCAAGCGCGGCAGCGATGCGCGCCAGCGGCAGGCTTTCGGCATCGTGACGCGTCTGCCGAACGACCTGCATCTCATCGTCGCGCGCGACATCGAAAATCAGGAGGTGCTGAAGCGCGTGCTTCGCAATGCCTTCCTGCTCGGCTACGCACTGATAATCGCCATCGGCGCGGCGGGGGCGGTGATCGTAAGCCGCCGCATGCTGCGCCGCGTCGACGAAGCGTCGAGCACGGCCCGCGCGATCATGCAGGGCAACCTAGCGCAGCGGATTCCCGTGACAGGGCGCGCCGACGAGTTCGACCGCCTCTCGGAAAACCTGAACGCGATGCTCGACCGCATCCAGGATCTCATGGTGGGGCTGAAGAACGTGTCCGACAACATCGCGCACGACCTCAAGACACCGCTCCATCGGCTGCGCACGCGGGCGGAGCGCGCGCTCCAGTCGAGTTCCTCGCCGGAAAAGCTTTCCGAAGCGTTGGGCAGCGTCATCGAGGAGGCCGACACGCTGATCCAGACCTTCGACGCGCTGCTCAGCATCGCGCGGCTCGAAGCGGGCTCGCGCTCGGAAAGCTTCGGACCGCTGAACGTCTGCGCACTCCTGAACGACGTCGCAGAGCTTTACGAACCGGCGGCGGAAGAACAGGGGCTCTCGCTCACCACCACCTGCGCCTCGAACAGCATCATGATGGCGGGCGAAAAGCATCTCATCGTGCAGGCGGTGGCGAACCTGCTCGACAACGCGATGAAATACGCCATCCAGCCTGCGCCCGAGGGTGGGGCAAAACATCCCGCCGTGGAACTCGGCCTTGAGGACCGGGGCGATTTCATCGACATCCTTGTTTCGGACAATGGGCCGGGCATTCCTGAGGCGGACCGCGAGCGCGTGCTCCAGCGCTTCGTGCGCCTACAGCCGAGCCGGTCGATACCCGGCAGCGGGCTGGGCCTGTCGCTCGTCGCGGCGGTCGCGCGGCTGCACGAAGGGACGGTTTCGCTCGAAGACAACGAGCCGGGGCTTCGCGTGCGCCTCCGGCTGAAGAAGAACCTCGTGGCGGCGCCACAGAACGTGGCCGACAATCCCTTGATGGTGACGCATGCTTGA
- a CDS encoding bifunctional [glutamine synthetase] adenylyltransferase/[glutamine synthetase]-adenylyl-L-tyrosine phosphorylase, translating into MLDHATLRNRLTPTPLDDAEGSGRQRADRAVAALKAARPDAAFDDKTVAFLSGVFAGSHYLFGLVERNPERLFETLETSPEARFDAVLARVADEATAAASQRELMTALRIAKADVAFLVALADLGEVWSVDEVTLRLTDAADALVGHAVRFLLARAMEARKFFPPDHTRPEEGSGFIVLGMGKYGAHELNYSSDIDLIIFYDREIAPLAPGVEVQPFFVRLVRDLVTILQERTADGYVFRTDLRLRPDPGSTQAAISTDAAFRYYESLGQNWERAAMIKARPVAGDIAAGDAFLKSLAPYIWRKYLDYNAISDIHAMKRQIHAAKGHEKIAVAGHNLKLGRGGIREIEFFVQSQQLIAGGRQPPLRTRRTITGLKLLTDYEWITPEVRDDLSDAYRTLRRMEHRLQMVADQQTHSLPTQPAELERFARFAGYADVARFERDMRSTMMMVQEHYAALFEKTPQLTAPQAGGGNLVFAGDVEDPATLTTLAAMGFKNPSGVIGMVKGWHYGRYPAMRSARAREILTEFTPALLEAFGKTGDPDLALSTFDKFLGEVPTALQLFSMLRANPTFLQLLAQIMGSAPRLARILSRRRRIMEALLDPDGFGEAPTPEEVRDHIRRDILAAETYDDRLDRARVVGQERMFLAGVELLSGRIDPREAGETYSLIAESVIEALLDVVQERYGNGMPAPVVLAMGKLGGRETTASSDVDLIVVYDVPQEKMQAAPQHYARLTQRLISALSAPTPEGELYAVDMRLRPSGKAGPVAVRLDGFLSYQKNEAWTWEHLALTRARPIAGPDELRDRLSGMIRDVLTLPRDRAKTAADVLEMRALIEKEKGTRDIWQIKTFNGGLIDVEFIAQFLQVAHADRLPDILDQNTEAALRKLVAAGVLDPEDGGRLIHAAELYNEVSQILRLCTEGAFNPAAAPCDLIEVLLHVTGEPDIARLEGRLRDTYAEVAALFPKLVC; encoded by the coding sequence ATGCTTGATCACGCTACGCTTCGAAACCGGCTCACGCCGACCCCGCTCGACGACGCCGAGGGCAGCGGGCGGCAGCGGGCGGATCGCGCCGTTGCGGCGCTCAAGGCGGCTCGGCCAGACGCCGCCTTCGACGACAAGACGGTTGCATTCCTGTCCGGCGTCTTCGCAGGTTCGCACTACCTTTTCGGGCTCGTCGAACGCAACCCGGAGCGGCTTTTCGAAACGCTTGAAACCTCGCCGGAAGCGCGCTTCGACGCGGTGCTCGCCCGCGTCGCGGACGAAGCGACGGCGGCCGCCAGCCAGCGCGAGCTGATGACAGCGCTGCGCATCGCCAAAGCCGACGTCGCCTTCCTCGTCGCGCTCGCCGACCTCGGCGAGGTGTGGAGCGTGGACGAAGTTACGCTCCGCCTGACGGATGCGGCCGATGCGCTTGTCGGCCATGCGGTGCGCTTCCTGCTCGCCCGCGCGATGGAGGCGCGCAAGTTCTTCCCGCCCGACCATACGCGCCCCGAGGAGGGCAGCGGCTTCATCGTGCTCGGCATGGGCAAATACGGCGCGCACGAACTGAACTATTCGAGCGACATCGACCTCATCATCTTCTACGACCGCGAAATCGCGCCTCTCGCGCCCGGCGTCGAGGTGCAGCCGTTCTTCGTGCGGCTCGTGCGCGACCTTGTCACGATCCTGCAAGAGCGCACGGCGGACGGTTACGTGTTCCGCACCGATCTGCGGCTGCGGCCCGATCCCGGCTCCACGCAGGCCGCCATCTCCACCGACGCGGCGTTTCGCTATTACGAAAGCCTCGGCCAGAACTGGGAGCGCGCCGCCATGATAAAGGCGCGGCCCGTGGCGGGCGACATCGCGGCGGGCGACGCATTCCTGAAGTCGCTTGCACCTTACATCTGGCGCAAGTACCTCGACTACAACGCCATCTCCGACATTCATGCCATGAAGCGGCAGATCCACGCCGCAAAGGGGCACGAGAAGATTGCGGTCGCGGGGCACAATCTGAAGCTCGGGCGCGGCGGCATCCGCGAGATCGAGTTCTTCGTGCAGTCGCAACAACTCATCGCGGGCGGACGGCAGCCGCCGCTGCGCACGCGCCGCACGATCACGGGCCTCAAGCTTCTGACGGATTACGAGTGGATCACGCCGGAGGTGCGCGACGACCTGTCCGACGCCTACCGCACGCTGCGCCGCATGGAGCATCGCCTTCAGATGGTGGCGGACCAGCAGACGCATTCGCTTCCGACCCAGCCCGCCGAACTCGAACGCTTCGCGCGTTTCGCAGGATATGCCGATGTGGCGCGTTTCGAGCGAGACATGCGCTCCACCATGATGATGGTGCAGGAGCATTACGCGGCGCTGTTCGAGAAGACGCCGCAACTCACGGCGCCGCAGGCCGGCGGCGGAAATCTCGTCTTCGCGGGCGATGTGGAAGACCCCGCCACTCTCACCACGCTTGCCGCGATGGGCTTCAAGAACCCATCCGGCGTCATCGGCATGGTGAAGGGCTGGCACTACGGGCGCTATCCCGCCATGCGATCCGCACGCGCGCGAGAGATACTCACGGAGTTTACGCCGGCGCTCCTCGAAGCGTTCGGCAAGACCGGCGACCCGGATCTCGCGCTCTCCACCTTCGACAAGTTCCTCGGCGAGGTGCCGACCGCGCTTCAGCTGTTCTCGATGCTGCGCGCGAACCCAACCTTCCTTCAGCTTCTCGCGCAGATCATGGGTTCCGCCCCGCGCCTTGCCCGCATCCTGTCGCGCCGCCGCCGCATCATGGAGGCGCTGCTCGACCCCGACGGCTTCGGCGAAGCTCCGACGCCGGAGGAAGTGCGCGACCACATCCGCCGGGACATTCTCGCGGCCGAAACCTACGACGACCGCCTCGACCGCGCGCGCGTCGTCGGGCAGGAGCGCATGTTCCTCGCGGGCGTCGAGCTGCTTTCGGGGCGTATCGACCCGCGCGAGGCGGGCGAAACCTATTCGCTGATCGCGGAATCGGTGATCGAGGCGCTGCTCGACGTGGTGCAGGAGCGCTACGGCAACGGCATGCCCGCGCCCGTGGTTCTCGCGATGGGCAAGCTCGGCGGCCGTGAGACGACGGCTTCATCCGATGTCGATCTCATCGTGGTTTACGATGTACCGCAGGAGAAGATGCAAGCCGCGCCGCAGCATTACGCGCGGCTGACGCAGCGCCTCATTTCCGCGCTGTCCGCACCGACGCCCGAGGGCGAGCTTTACGCAGTGGATATGCGGCTGCGCCCCTCCGGCAAGGCGGGGCCGGTTGCGGTGCGGCTCGACGGCTTCCTGTCCTACCAGAAAAACGAGGCTTGGACGTGGGAGCATCTCGCGCTCACCCGCGCGCGGCCCATCGCAGGCCCGGACGAGCTTCGCGACCGGCTTTCCGGCATGATCCGCGATGTGCTGACGCTGCCGCGCGACCGGGCGAAGACGGCGGCCGATGTCCTCGAAATGCGCGCGCTCATCGAGAAGGAGAAGGGCACGCGCGACATCTGGCAGATCAAGACGTTCAACGGCGGCCTGATCGACGTGGAATTCATCGCGCAGTTTCTTCAGGTGGCGCACGCGGACCGGCTGCCGGACATCCTCGACCAGAACACCGAGGCCGCGCTGCGGAAGCTCGTCGCGGCGGGCGTGCTCGACCCGGAAGACGGCGGCAGGCTGATCCACGCGGCGGAGCTTTACAACGAAGTCTCCCAGATCCTCCGGCTGTGCACGGAAGGCGCGTTCAACCCGGCTGCCGCGCCGTGCGACCTCATCGAGGTTCTGCTGCACGTCACGGGTGAGCCGGACATCGCGCGTCTCGAAGGGCGGCTGCGCGATACCTATGCCGAAGTCGCAGCGCTGTTTCCGAAGCTCGTCTGTTAG